CACTTCCTCAGATCATTTTCCAGAGTCTGTCACCGGTCCGTGTAGTTTGACACTTGTCATTTACAAGTTACAGGTCCATGGAAATCAAAGGAAATGTATCCAGTGTCTTAAATGACATCAGGAATAATTTTTGTGAAGATTAAGGTATCTATACctgttttatttacatgaaaacaaatCACTTTGTAATACCGAACTCCGTATCCAAGGCTACATCAATACACCACCTCAAACAAAATGGCAGACCATTATGTATGACCAAATTAAAAGCCTGTACTTGGGTTCTCCTTATAATTGTCACTACTTCAGCAACACTGTAACAAGTCCTGTCAGCAAGGACATTACTCTATTAAAAATTAACCGACAACTCAcagatattcagaaaatattcccatttcactatccaaaaccaaataaaatgttaagagaaaactggaaagaaCCCAAAcaatttcaagatttttttgttttgttttgttatttgctttttcagtttatctgcagttttggggtttgggttatCTTAACTTCAGCAACACTTTTAACTCATTTGCATGTGTAAAACATTTAGAAGGAAGTGATGAGTCGTATTCATAAAGTTCCGTAACAAAAACTTACCCTCGCATTTTTTtctatcaacatttttttaaattgagtatTTTCCGTTCGTGCCAATACACTTGTTGAAATGTTGGCTGTAACCAAACACCAGCTGCACTTACCCCAGTGTTGTCATGGTGACAATGGTGTACCAGaaggctgcagggatgctggtgaACTTGCTGGCTGATGAACCTTTCTCTGCATAGTACATGACTGTGGCAAAGATGATGATGGCCATAGTgagtgagaagaggaggaagcctAACTCCGAGGCACAACTTTTCAGGGTGTAGCCCAGGATGCGCAGCCCCTGTGAGTGGCGGGAAAACTTAAAGATCCTGAAGACACGAAAGACTCGTAGTGTCACAAAAGCCCCACTGACATCCTCATTATCTGTCATCACCAGGCCAATGTAATACGGCATGATGGCGACCACATCAATGATACTCATGACACTGCGCACAAATTTGTAGCGACTAGGGGCCGCCAGCAGACGTAGGAGGTATTCAACTGTGAAGATCATGACACAGGCAGTATCCAGACAGAAGAAAGCCACAGCATAGCGCTCTCCACAGGGCAGCTCCTTGATGCGACCTGGGCTTACCCCGCAGGGCACTGTCTCCACCACATTGGCAATAACAGAGACGGCAATGAAGAAACCAGTGACATAGTAGAAGACCAGCGCCAGTGTACTGGTGTGTGGGTTTTCAAAGGCCCGCCACATCCTCTGCCGAGCTGTCATTGAGGGCAGGGAGCTCTCAGCTGCATGATCCTGATCGGCATCATCCTGCAGGCGCTCAGCATTCTCACGCCGGCGATCCTTGTACTCCTCATAACAGCAGTCGCCAATGATCTCAGGGATGATGCCAAAGAAGGCCAGCTCCTCATCGTAAGCTGAGATGCACTCCTGACGGGGATAATGAAGCTTCCCAGTACGGTAGAAGTTGAGAATGTGTCGGAAAATGTCAGGGTCCCGATCAAAAAAGTACTGCTGTGTCTCAGGGTGGTAGAAGAAGTCCCGCTCTGAACTGCCCAACAGAGTGTCGGGGTAGCGCTCTAAGGTGTCCAGCCACGTCTGGAACTGGATGCCACTCACATTCAGCACAATCAGAGAGTCCTGGCTTCGCTTCCTCTCCTGCCGTGGAGCAGCTGGCATGGGACCTGTGGCCACTGGCATCCATCCTATGGCCGCTGCCCTGGCAAAGGGTAACCAAGCTGCTACTCCTGCTGCCATGGTCCCAAGCAACTACTACAGCTCAGGGAGTCAATCTAGAGACAGTCCTGGTCCAGCCACTAAaatagagagggaaaagaaaaatacaaatgctcACATATTTTCGAGGCACCAGAATTTCTGAACATTGTTGTGATTAACCGAAAatctttttgcttcctttttgtttcctcccttttttcaTCCCAGAATATCCTTTCCAGGGGCTGGTTAGCCAGTTAGGACAATAAATCAGGGCACTTGGTAATCAACGTATTCAAAGCAGCTACTCTAGCAGCCAGATCCTTTGGATACAAGGTCCATGCGCGGCCCCTGGATGGAAGCAACGGTCCACAAAGCGCTAACCCCAGGAGCCGGCTAGTAGCCCTGGTGCAGCGGtgcagccacctgggaggagatTTTCTTCCACGCGCGATGCAGCCGgtccccccgcccctcctccgctccgctccgctccgctccccgcccgctgccggagccgggccgcggccgccagCGGAGCCCTCCCCGGGCGGACtgcagcggggccgcccggcgccgccgcccgctcgccgTGGCAGGGCGGAGAGGATGGGCCGGGCgggccgcccccccctccccagccgcaACCCTGGAGCAGCAGCGGGACGAATCCTCTCCCTGACCTTGATCGCCGCCCCGGGGACTCCTCCTGACCCCGGCTcagggccgggggagccggcggggcagggggaggagctCCGGGCGGCAGCATTAAACTTTAAGGCAAGTTTTCCGTGTAGGAAACGCGTTGAAGGGCAGAGGGGCGTCGGGGAAGTGGCGCCGGGAGGGGGGAGCGCCCCCGAGAAAGGAAGCGGGCGGAGGGGAGCCTCCCCGGGACGGGGCGTCGGGGCACGGACAGGGGCTGATCCGGAGCGAGGAGACCGGGGGGGagggcgggcagagccgcggTGGCGATGGCGGGGGTAGGAGCGGGGGCTTTGGAGGCACCCGCGGAAGGTGGGCTGCGTGGGGCATCCTCGGGAGCGGCCGAGCGGGCGGCGGAAGGCGAAGCCGGGAGAGCCTGGCGGTGAAGagggcgcggggcaggggctccccggcAGCGGGGGAGGCCAGGCCGGGCGGGGGGCCGcggaggcgggcgcggggcaggggcgcGGGGTTCCGTAGCGGCTCGGCGGTCGGCGGCGGATCAttccccccctcccgcctcctTCCCCTCGGCTCTGCTCTCGCATCCCTCCCGACGTGCTCAGCCTGCGGCACCTACCTGGGAAAGTAGTCTGGCGAGAGCCCTCAGTTGCATAGAGACTTTTGGAAATACGGGCTCTGCCGCTAGatcgccgcgccgcgccgggaaCGGCGGGGAAGTAGTTGCTCCTGAGAAAAGCTTGATCGCATCCAAAGGGACATCGATAATAAggctttcccccacccccacccccctccgcCACCGCCGAGCGCCAAGCAACAAGTTcaaggggtgggtggggggaaaaacaacGTAATCGCGCCTGGCAACTCGGCGGAGCACGTCCTTTCGGGGCGCGGATCctgcggcgcggggctgccgtCAGgcgcggctgcggctgcggccgctgcccctgcccctgccgcggggctgccgcgggctgcgggcggcggcggcggcgaggccctggcgcggccgggggcggggggggggcttcccgctgcctccccccgcggcgggcgggccaTGCCGCcctgccgcgccgccgccgcccgcgggccaGGGGCgcaggggcgggcggcgccgggcggcggcggagcggggcgcggggcgcggggggcgcggcgcgggcgaGGAGCGCATCGCTCCGCGGGCGAACAaaggggctgcgggcggcggcgccggcggcggcaggGCAGGCGGGGAGTGCccgtgtgcgcgcgtgtgtgtgcgtgtgccgCTGCGGGGCCGGCATCGCGCGGTCCAGCCcctccgccggcagcgccgcaCAGACCCTCTGGAGTTAGCGGTGCTTCGGTAGcgctcgggcggcggcggcggcttggGTGAGCTGTCTAGGGGATTTCTCGGGAGCGTAGCTCCTGTCAAAGGAAGGGGGGCGATTTACTGAAAGAAGGGGGGGATGAAATGCCTGGGAGTGAAGTGTGGCGACGCTCCTCACAGCCCGCCCCGAGCCACTCCGGAGTTCTCGCTGCAATATCCAAATGGCTCTTACCAGCTTTGGGAAAGGCGAGAGCTGGGACGGGTATGggagccttttcctcctcctctcctttccgcTCCCGTGCAAAGCCGCCCCCCTTTTTCCCGTCGCTAGATGGCGTGTGGATGACGGGAAGTGAGCTCCCCGCCGGGgtgccgctgcggggccgggcgggcccggctgccgctgccgccgccgccgacgccgccgccgccgccgccgccgccgccgccgccgcgctcccgcgccgcgctccgctccgccgctGGGCCGCTccagggccccgccgccgcctcctccggcCGCAGACGAGCTCGTGGCACGGCTGCATCTCCGGGGGGAAACGGGCGCGTCATTCCTCGAGCTCTACGTGCCGCTCCGATGGCTCCGATAAATACAAGGCActagctgtattttttaattaaggttCTGAAAACACTCGGTGTCTTCTTCACAGAGCTCGCATCAAGATACCAGAAGGTATTCCTCCTTCTAATTTACGCTTGCTTCAGTTTAGTGGTAGGAGGCTTCCAAAGGAATCATAGAGTAAATAGGTTCCTTTATACTTGAAGATCTTCTGACCAAACCTCCCACTCCGATAACCTATTTTAGGCATATGCCAAAAGAAACccgaaacaaaaataaaccaaacatatACTGAAGCTTGAGAGGTGTCtcttttctatattttaataatatgctCAACTTCAATATATATTAGCTTCTGTTTTAGTTCCCATGAAAAAGATGAACACTATCAGTAGTGTAGTCTCTAAGCTGTTCCTATaagaaatatgtgaaagcatGGAGAGAGGAGGTTTAAAATGTTTGAGTGCAATTCCTAACTTAGGAAAACTTGTGATGGTGATCGATCACATATATCaaattacatgaaattaaatATCGCAGAAAATAAAGGATGCTTTCTGTAGTTTTACTGAAGTTGttggctggtttggttttttctagCTCAAATGTTCAGTACATTATATAACCTATAAATTAATCcataattttgaaattagttGGTCAACTGTAGGTATTGAGATTTCAATGATGCAGGTATTCTTCTCCCATGTGAAAGATTAGGGTTTTTGATTTGGTGCTACAAAAAGACAGTCCTGTAGCAATTAATAAAGCACAATTTATGGGCCTGTCAGCTCAGCACTGAGACAATAATACAGGACTTCCTTTCCTGACAAATAATCAAAAGAGGTTTCATTTTCAGCTATAGATTCTTTTTGTAATCAATAACTGCTCTTATTTTTTAACATGCCTAGCTTTACAGAAAACAGTTACTCCtttcagttgcttttttctttgcagtttttccagAATAGGATTCTTCACTTGCAACAAagggtttcccccccccagtAGAGATGAGAATGGGTTCCATTAAAGAATCACTTGGATTCTTGTTGTAATCTTAAAGTTGTTTCAGAGACTTAGACATTTcatcaggaaatggaaaaaaaaccccaaacaaaccctaTACATTTGGACAAGTGGGTATCAGGTAGTTTTATAACATTGTGTCTGTTTTAAATCAGAGATTTGAAACCAGTCCAGGTTCAAAACCTTTTCTGACACCATTGACTATTTGGAAAAATTATCACCTCACCTTAAATTTTTTTGGACAGACTGTGTATCAGAGAGGCGTCTTTCAGAAACAGTATCttggaaggaaaagacaaaaagtatACTCTATTACCTTCTCATTCTAACAGAAAGTCCATTAATATACTACTGAGAAGTGATACCCAGGAGTTGAAACTTTCACAGCTTGTGCCTTGAGTTTAGTGCCTTGAAATTGTCTGGTTGCAGTATTCCTTACTTTGTACATTTCAGAAAGAGTAAATTCGGGTACATAGAGTGTACCTAAATCATCAGCTCTTCTGAAGTCAAAATCCTGCCTGTGACATCAGAATTAGCTACCAAGAGATTTGTGTGATGTGACAGGGAGGATTATGACTTCAAGTAGGAATTAAGTAGCAGGGACTCAAATGAGacaaaaatcccattttcaagcaaagaaaataaatcctagtaattgtaggaaaagaagaaaatggtacTAAGGGGAATGCACAATGGACTCTAATATGAGCTGTTTCTTAATTCTTTCTGAAGTCATGAGGCACAAAGAACTCTCTAAGGATTAAAGAAGATAACAGCTATGATGCATAAGTTTGtattaatgcatttaattttttctttaatatttttagaagtatttagaATGTTTTAAACCAAGAATTTCCTTTGCAGACTGAACGTACATGTACATCCCCTCTTCCTAATTCCTCTAGTATTAAGCCAGTGGTCTTTCCTTTTGCGAAAAGAACACTACAAATATTTAAAGCCACCTTGTAAGCCTTAACCTCAAGATTCAGCTATAcatctgacttttttctttccttcctctttagtCTAGAAGATAATTTCACAGTTCCTGCATTCTTATACTAATACTTTTGTACACTCAATACCAAATGCATAAAATCATGTGGAGATAAATGGTTTCTGAATATATGCTATTTTCCCCCTTCTGGATTAGTAAGAAtagcttccattaaaaaaacatatGTTTATCTACTATTTGGTTGAACAATGcaaagggctttttgtttttaatttataggAACCAAAATTACTTCTTCAAAATACTGAAGTTTCTTCCAAAACCCACTCTGGTTATTACTAGCAGAATATTCTACTGATCTTCCTCTTCTACCTCATTTATTGCTTGTTTGAAGGTCTGAGTGCTTCTCAGTTTGAGCAAAAGAGGCGtgggggtttggtgttttgttttgagggtttttttttcaatggagCGAACATTCCTGAGACCTTCTAAGTAGAAAAAGTCTGGTATAAGGATTTCTAGGGTGCTGATCACAGCCCCACTGAAGAACTGGGTCACGAGATTAAGAATGTGTCTCACAGAGGAAAATGTTTGATTctataatgcaaattaaaaaaataatgctttggtCAAACATGGAGTCAACACAAATATATATAGACATAGTCTGCAGTTTCCTTGCTTTCATAGGTTTGTGTTGTCTAAATCTAGCTGCTTTTTGTACTATGGGCCAGACAGAATAAGTGGGAGGCTTTTGATATGGGCATaattttccaaagacaaaaaGCCATCTTTCTGGGAGTTTGCTAAAATAGGCTCAGGTCACTCTGCAGTGCAAGTGCATGTCGTCCTTCTTTCTATATGGAGGAATGGATTGCTCTGGACATTAAAAAATGACCTCTCACTGGTCAAGGATTAAGACATACTGTGCGGGAAGTGCACAGTATGcaccatttcttttaaattctgaagcCAACCTGAGAGTTAGTATAGCTATCATTAACCTAAAAAAAAGACCcttatttctgtggaaaagattttttatgcatttattacaGATTTAGTGGAtggaagaggaaggcagagctATCAGcactgtggtttctttttttcttaaggtgAGGTTAAGTCAGTACTTGGAATCATCTCAAGAAAACTTCACATTCTTCCACAGAAGTGGCTGATTTGATCTCAAATATTTGTTCTTTATCTGCTCTAAACCCACAGTTACTGATTTAGTAATTATATATGTTTTTCTTGATGTAGAGGATATTATATAAAAGATTAATTCTATTAAACTATGTATTAGTCATATTAAACTCTGGGAATTCCTCTTCAAATTAGTGATACTTTACCCATCAatgaaatagtaaataaaaacttttaaacttTACTTTAgataaatacatatttctctttttgaatTAATGTTTTGGCTCATATAGTATCTTCAAAGGAATAGCTGTTTCATCTATATAATGAGGCCCAATTTCAACTGATTTAGCTTTAGGCACCTGTGCTACCTAATTAAGACCCTACTCACCCTGACTTCCTAGAGTCGACACAGAGAGAAACAACTCCAGAGGGCAATCCATCCTACCTACAGTCTCAATGTATGCAGGCAGGTACGTGTTGACTATAAAAGGCAGGCTGGGATGACTGTGATCCTTAAGCTAGGAGTCTTAGATACTTTAAATTAGGCAGGATGATCCTGAGACTGAGAGCCTGAGCCAGTCTGCTAAGTCAATGGGAAAACTACCCTGGACTTAAGTGTCTTTAAGGTCACATCCTTAGAAAGAGAAACTAAGACTGAATTAATGCAGAAGACTGATTAACCACTAGAGTTCATACTTCTGGTTGCGCTGAAGCACTTTGGGAAGTCTTCTTTGACAAGGATGCCTCTTGCCAGACTTACTCTGTGTCGTTGTAGCCACATTTCTAATCACATGCAGAATCTCCAGTATCATCATATACTCACCTTTCACTCCACAAGcacttaaaaaaagagaaaaaacaggaagaaaccCACTTAGAATGTATAGCATGGATTAGAAACGCTCTCTTCATACTGAAGTGTGAGGCGCTAATAAAGTACTTAGTTCTCACAAATCTCTGCATCAGTGTGTGACAACATGCCACTTTGACTAGTTGGCTCTTTTAAGCATGTAGAGTTTGGTACTTCTATTTGCCCTGTTTCTGTGCACTGATTCTCTAACATACGAGTCTCATCATTTGCTTGAGCCATTGGGTAAAATACGTATCAGACATGATTTAAGTTATTTTATCTAATCTGGTTCTTGAAGACCAATGCACATAAAGACCATATTGCAGCAGGCAGACAGTATCTGCAGACTTAACAGTCTGTGATTCAGTCATGACCATTCCTTCATGTGTTTCTTCTTGATTCAGAAGAGAGGTTGGCTAAACTGAAGGACAGAAGTGGGTCAAACCATAAATAAAATTTACGAGTCCAGGTCATTTTAGTTAGGGCACTGAATCCTACTTTGCAcattaaactgaaattattcAGTAAGTTCTCCAGTCTTGCAGCAGTGAAAAGCATAAATCAGATGAGAATCTCAGTCTCAGCAGGAAAGGAACTTGCCTGGAAATGTTCATCAGAGAGAGCTGCAAGATCTGCTAAACAAGAACTGTTTGATTCACAGGGAGTAGCACTGAAAGGGAGATGGACAGTCTGTGGTTCAGTGTAACCATAGACGAGACAGACTCCGCTAGGGTGGTTACGAAGTCTTGGAGGATGCAATAATTTGCACAATCTTGGAAAGCTTGagcctttccattttcaaatcaggttacttttcttatttaaaagtcTCCATAGACAAGGGCCAAGGTAAAAAATAAGTTAGTTTACATTTCAGTAGCTTCCAGATTCAAAGAATATGACGAACGTCGCAGAAGAAAAGTTCTTCCCCTTCTCTTAAGGTTTTAAGCTCATTACTCCAGGCCATCCATAGTCCTACCATCCTTGCCTATCTACTTGTACTTGGAAAAAGTCATCTGatcagtgaaataatgaaatcttTGCTCAGTGGAATTATGAAATACTTGTTCAATTGGGATGATACGTGACAGAATAGATGCCTAATGTCTGAATAGAGCAAGAAAAAGTTAGTGTCCTTTAAATTTGCTTCCGCTTTAATTAAGATGGACAATATTGctaaaaattttgaaattgtgGTAAATTTGTGGAAAATGCAGATAAGCAAAGCAAACTTGGTAAAACTAATACTTTTTCAGGAGTTcccattctgatttttcttacCTCAGTCTTGGTAATGGATTTTGACAATGTTTTGAGAgttatatataaattaaaacGTGATGCTCTTTAGATTTTTTTAGGTTTCTTTATATGTATTTTGCTAGCAGACCTTTCTCTGTGTTCTGCACTTTAGGAGCTGTTTGCCTCATAGACAACAGATTGTATGGTAAAATGATTTATcagccaaaacaaaataaaaaatatattgaaattttttttttacttcacagtttttgatatttttttttttactttataacATACTTGCAGCATGACAATCTTTCAATCTGTATCCAAACTTTACCATTTTAGATATActcctttttctttgtattccagGAAATGTAGGATTTGGATGTCAGCCACCTTCCTCTGTTCCTGCAAAAGCCTCACAATAATCGATGGCTCCTTGCCTAATTTGTCCCATCTCTCTTATACTGCGAACCCTTTCTAAGCTGCTTTGTTACTAGATTGGCTCTGCTATTCAGTACCTTATGTGCAGGGTACCCAAAGAGGGGTAATACAGCTCTGACTGAGAGCGACTGGAATTGTATCCTACCCATTTTTAATAACTGGTTTCTGTTCCAGCAAAGCTTCCACCATTTCGAGTCTCAGTGGCTTTATAGGAATCCTATATGAAAGAGATGAATATGTGCAAAAATATAGTCAATAGAAACAATGTGTCATTCACTGGCACAAATGAATATAGAACGTTTTTCAGAAGTTAGTAGATTGAATAAAGTTATTACCTTGCATTACAAATTACTTCCTTAGTCCAGCCAGCTCTTAGCACAGGAAGAAGCCTGAGGTCAGGCAGACGGGCATGAAGCTGGTAACTCTTCAAACCTGAGAATATCTGGAGAGCTGCCTGTAGGGGCACTTTTTATGCCAGTAATTGCTAATAGCCCCTGTACCACAGTTCAGAACAGGAAATAGAAACCTTCTTTCATGTTAATGATTGCTTTCTAATTGCATAAACAGCAACGAGAAAGCAGTCCTTTATAGCAAGCCACTTCTCCAgcttagggaggaaaaaaaattttgtggCGTTCCTGGTGGCATTGCTGTGGTGAATGTTGAGTCCAAGATTCCAATAGGAAGAAAGGATGAAATAAAATGTCTTGGCGTCTGTCTACAAAAGTGAAACATTACCCATGATTgtttacatgaaattaatttaaaaaatcaagctgaaaaaataaaaatcagaaaacctAGCATTTTTTTCATAACATCTAAAACCCATTTTACTCCCCTGGAACATAAATGAGGGTAGAAGAGTGGATAGTTAACAAGGCCTGAGAAACATGTTAATTCGACTTCATGTCATGGTATTAGTGGATGTCATCTGGACCTAGCAG
The genomic region above belongs to Mycteria americana isolate JAX WOST 10 ecotype Jacksonville Zoo and Gardens chromosome 1, USCA_MyAme_1.0, whole genome shotgun sequence and contains:
- the KCND2 gene encoding A-type voltage-gated potassium channel KCND2; its protein translation is MAAGVAAWLPFARAAAIGWMPVATGPMPAAPRQERKRSQDSLIVLNVSGIQFQTWLDTLERYPDTLLGSSERDFFYHPETQQYFFDRDPDIFRHILNFYRTGKLHYPRQECISAYDEELAFFGIIPEIIGDCCYEEYKDRRRENAERLQDDADQDHAAESSLPSMTARQRMWRAFENPHTSTLALVFYYVTGFFIAVSVIANVVETVPCGVSPGRIKELPCGERYAVAFFCLDTACVMIFTVEYLLRLLAAPSRYKFVRSVMSIIDVVAIMPYYIGLVMTDNEDVSGAFVTLRVFRVFRIFKFSRHSQGLRILGYTLKSCASELGFLLFSLTMAIIIFATVMYYAEKGSSASKFTSIPAAFWYTIVTMTTLGYGDMVPKTIAGKIFGSICSLSGVLVIALPVPVIVSNFSRIYHQNQRADKRRAQKKARLARIRAAKSGSANAYMQSKRNGLLSNQLQQSSSEEEQAFVSKSGSSFETQHHHLLHCLEKTTNFPYIVDNPLLEFGFSSMKNHEFVDEQVYEESCMEVSTVNRPPSHSPSLSSQQGVTSTCCSRRHKKTYRIPNTTITGSRPGSVQELSTIQIRCVERTPLSNSRSSLNAKVEECVKLNCEQPYVTTAIISIPTPPVTTPEGDDRPESPEYSGGNIVRVSAL